From one Temnothorax longispinosus isolate EJ_2023e unplaced genomic scaffold, Tlon_JGU_v1 HiC_scaffold_190, whole genome shotgun sequence genomic stretch:
- the LOC139823850 gene encoding transmembrane protein 222-like has translation MILMRDVMKDPDLLTDIPKLSNDSPEMDLSVHPERQRFPFCIVWTPLPILTYILPFIGHMGIATSAGVIRDFAGHYHVSEDNMAFGKPTKYWQLDYTKAKGGIQGWDAGVAEASEIYKARMHNLCCDNCHSHVATALNLMSYGDSSSWNMVKLALLMLLHGKYVSILGFLKTWLPFCILVTIILVLTLCLH, from the exons ATGATCCTGATGAGAGATGTTATGAAAGATCCTGATTTACTGACAGATATTCCAAAGCTGTCGAATGACTCGCCCGAGATGGATCTCAGCGTTCATCCGGAGAGACAAAGATTTCCTTTCTGCATCGTTTGGACCCCGTTGCCTATCCTAAC atacatTCTGCCTTTTATTGGACACATGGGCATCGCGACGTCAGCCGGAGTAATAAGGGACTTTGCTGGCCATTACCATGTTTCTGAAGACAACATGGCATTTGGTAAACCTACCAAATATTGGCAATTGGATTATACCAAAGCCAAGGGAGGCATACAAGGATGGGATGCCGGCGTAGCAGAAGCTAGCGAAATTTACAAAGCTAGAATG CACAATTTATGCTGCGACAATTGTCACTCGCATGTGGCAACAGCTTTGAACTTGATGTCGTATGGCGACTCGAGCAGTTGGAACATGGTAAAACTTGCGTTGCTCATGTTACTTCACGGAAAGTATGTCag TATTCTGGGCTTTCTTAAGACCTGGTTGCCCTTCTGCATACTTGTCACAATTATACTAGTGTTAACTTTAtgtttacattaa